A window of Haliscomenobacter hydrossis DSM 1100 contains these coding sequences:
- a CDS encoding NUDIX domain-containing protein translates to MISGNINVKARLILYHKGQILLLKQTKPNGGNYTLVGGNVELRESARQSVIRESFEEAGIVLKPEDLHLVHVLHKIKNQQQRIVMYFKAYHWDGELQARETHKFKEAEWFYLDNLPKNLTPTVRHVLYEYREGNFYSEILSK, encoded by the coding sequence ATGATTTCGGGCAACATCAATGTCAAAGCGCGTTTGATCCTTTACCACAAAGGGCAAATCTTGCTGTTAAAACAAACGAAGCCCAATGGGGGCAACTATACGCTGGTAGGTGGAAATGTTGAATTGCGCGAATCTGCACGACAATCCGTCATCAGGGAAAGTTTTGAAGAAGCCGGAATTGTCCTAAAACCCGAAGACCTGCACCTGGTGCATGTTTTGCACAAGATCAAAAATCAACAGCAACGCATCGTCATGTATTTCAAAGCCTATCATTGGGATGGAGAATTACAAGCACGTGAAACCCACAAGTTCAAAGAAGCAGAATGGTTCTACCTCGATAATTTACCCAAAAACCTCACGCCAACGGTTCGCCACGTGCTTTATGAATACCGGGAAGGGAATTTTTATTCGGAGATTCTTTCCAAATAA
- a CDS encoding PLP-dependent cysteine synthase family protein, with translation MHYENVLATIGNTPLIRMNRIAQEIPAKVFAKVESYNPGQSAKDRIALFMIEEAERAGKLKPGGTIVEATSGNTGFSIAMVSSIKGYRCILTLTSKASPEKISLLKSMGAQVVICPVDVEPADPRSYYSAAERIAHETPNSFYLAQNFNLDNAEAHYRTTGPEIWKQTRGKITHFVCCAGTGGTLSGTARYLKEKNPDVKIIGVDAYGSVLKKFWETHEYDPNEIKPYKVEGLGKNIIPHNMNFELVDDFVKVTDKDSAFQTRDLAKYEGLMVGYSSGSAMQAVFEIADELSKDDVVVVLFSDHGSRYLGKIFNDEWMVEQGWLECEPAEAAAGMGSTPPVKHFEHYAPAEATGSAAYFYSYEAMRDRYIKYYRTYRLKYKKYIRLTRQTLGL, from the coding sequence ATGCATTACGAAAACGTTCTGGCGACTATAGGCAATACACCTTTGATTCGGATGAATCGTATTGCGCAGGAAATCCCGGCCAAAGTATTCGCTAAGGTAGAATCCTACAACCCTGGTCAAAGTGCCAAAGATCGCATTGCCCTATTCATGATTGAAGAGGCAGAGCGTGCTGGCAAACTTAAACCTGGTGGCACTATTGTAGAAGCAACTTCCGGAAATACGGGTTTTAGCATTGCTATGGTCAGTTCCATCAAGGGTTACCGTTGCATCCTCACCCTTACCAGCAAAGCTTCACCAGAAAAAATATCGCTGCTCAAATCCATGGGTGCCCAAGTGGTGATTTGTCCGGTTGATGTAGAACCCGCAGATCCTCGTTCTTATTATTCGGCAGCTGAGCGCATCGCCCACGAAACGCCCAATTCTTTTTATTTGGCCCAGAATTTCAATTTGGACAATGCCGAAGCGCATTACCGCACTACGGGGCCAGAGATTTGGAAACAAACCAGGGGAAAAATCACCCATTTCGTCTGCTGTGCAGGCACAGGTGGAACCCTTTCTGGTACGGCACGTTACCTCAAAGAAAAAAATCCAGACGTCAAAATTATCGGTGTAGATGCTTATGGCTCGGTGTTGAAAAAATTCTGGGAAACCCACGAATATGACCCCAACGAAATCAAACCCTACAAGGTAGAAGGCTTGGGAAAAAACATCATCCCCCACAACATGAACTTTGAACTGGTGGATGATTTTGTCAAAGTCACCGACAAAGACAGCGCCTTTCAAACCCGCGATTTGGCCAAATACGAAGGCTTGATGGTCGGCTATTCCAGCGGATCGGCGATGCAGGCGGTTTTTGAAATCGCCGATGAGTTGAGCAAAGATGACGTGGTGGTCGTGCTGTTTTCAGACCACGGCTCACGTTACCTGGGTAAGATTTTCAACGATGAGTGGATGGTTGAACAAGGCTGGCTGGAATGTGAACCCGCCGAGGCAGCAGCCGGAATGGGCAGTACGCCTCCGGTGAAGCACTTCGAGCATTATGCTCCTGCGGAAGCAACCGGATCAGCGGCTTATTTCTACAGCTACGAAGCCATGCGCGATCGGTACATCAAGTACTACCGCACGTATCGGCTGAAGTATAAAAAATACATTCGGCTGACGCGGCAAACGTTGGGGCTTTAG